The following are from one region of the Aequoribacter fuscus genome:
- the hemN gene encoding oxygen-independent coproporphyrinogen III oxidase, translating to MSQNASHLQADIERLAPKYQRPGPRYTSYPTAPHLSEAFATNQFEARCAQADQRDLPLSLYVHVPFCRSICYYCACNKVVTRTPGAGQEYLNALDKELARYRDWGLNQRLVTQLHWGGGTPTYLSDAELTQLMHLIARNYQLTDAPDREYSIEIDPRTVSKQTIALLRGLGFNRLSLGIQDFDPLVQKAINRVQPYEMVADLTHSIREHGFKSLSFDLIYGLPHQSEQSFSKTLAKVIRLGPDRIACYNYAHLPNRFTSQRAIDRLTLPSATQRLRLQRLIDTTLADSGYVLIGLDHYVKTTDELSVAQREGRLLRNFQGYSLKSAEDMMGIGHSAISQIGDMIVQNARNLDDYLAKTEANESPISRGLTLTQDDLLRRDIIMDICCKLEFSLSETCQRYGYQAQRYLKKEIEDLQEFIADGLINETDSGYRLTTLGRHFLRNLCMVFDAWLERTPVDIKYSKTV from the coding sequence ATGTCCCAGAATGCCTCCCATCTTCAGGCTGACATCGAGCGTCTGGCACCGAAATACCAGAGGCCGGGGCCGCGCTACACATCTTACCCCACCGCTCCCCACCTGAGTGAGGCCTTCGCGACCAATCAATTTGAGGCACGCTGCGCGCAAGCCGATCAGCGCGATCTGCCCTTATCGCTGTACGTTCATGTCCCATTTTGTCGCTCTATTTGCTACTACTGCGCCTGCAATAAGGTGGTCACACGAACACCCGGCGCTGGACAAGAGTATTTGAACGCCCTCGACAAAGAACTTGCTCGCTATCGAGATTGGGGCTTAAACCAGCGTCTCGTGACTCAGCTACACTGGGGTGGTGGCACCCCAACCTATTTAAGCGATGCCGAGCTGACCCAATTGATGCACCTCATCGCTCGAAACTACCAATTAACCGACGCACCGGATCGGGAATATTCCATCGAAATTGATCCAAGGACCGTGAGCAAACAAACAATAGCCCTGCTGCGAGGACTCGGATTCAATCGCTTGAGCTTGGGGATTCAAGATTTCGACCCCCTCGTCCAGAAAGCCATTAACCGTGTGCAGCCTTACGAAATGGTCGCCGATCTGACCCACAGTATTCGCGAGCACGGATTCAAGTCATTGTCTTTTGACCTCATCTATGGGCTACCTCATCAAAGCGAACAGAGCTTCAGCAAAACGCTTGCTAAGGTCATTCGACTCGGACCCGACCGGATTGCTTGCTATAACTATGCTCATCTACCCAATCGATTCACCTCCCAACGTGCTATCGACCGGCTAACACTACCCTCCGCCACTCAGCGACTGCGACTACAGCGACTGATCGATACAACGCTCGCGGATTCAGGGTATGTCCTAATAGGTCTAGATCATTACGTCAAGACGACAGATGAGTTGTCGGTGGCGCAACGCGAGGGCCGTCTGCTGCGTAACTTTCAGGGTTATTCGCTCAAAAGTGCCGAAGATATGATGGGCATCGGGCACTCTGCCATTTCACAGATCGGCGACATGATCGTGCAGAACGCTCGTAACCTCGATGACTATTTAGCGAAGACTGAAGCTAACGAGTCGCCCATCAGCCGCGGGCTGACACTTACTCAAGATGACCTCTTGCGCCGAGACATCATCATGGATATCTGCTGTAAACTTGAGTTTTCGCTCTCGGAAACCTGTCAACGGTACGGTTATCAAGCCCAACGCTATCTAAAAAAAGAAATTGAAGACTTGCAAGAGTTCATCGCGGATGGGTTAATAAACGAAACGGACTCTGGCTACCGTTTGACAACCCTTGGCCGACATTTTTTACGCAATTTGTGTATGGTATTCGACGCTTGGCTCGAGCGAACGCCTGTTGACATAAAATATTCGAAGACGGTATGA
- the ccoN gene encoding cytochrome-c oxidase, cbb3-type subunit I, with protein sequence MNELNEQLEHPVYNYKVVRQFAVMTIVWGIVGMLVGVIIAAQLVWPDLSFEQPWFSFGRLRPLHTNAVIFAFGGCALFATSYYVVQRTTQARLISDGLAAFTFWGWQLVILLAAISLPLGYTSSKEYAELIWPIDVLITIVWVAYAVVFFGTIAKRKVSHIYVANWFFGAFIITVAVLHVVNSAALPVNFFTAYSLYAGTADAMVQWWYGHNAVGFFLTAGFLGMMYYFVPKQAERPVYSYRLSIVHFWALVAVYIWAGPHHLHYTALPDWAQSLGMVMSLILLAPSWGGMINGIMTLSGAWHKLRSDPILRFLVVSLSFYGMSTFEGPMMSIKTVNSLSHYTDWTIGHVHSGALGWVAMISIGSMYHLIPVLFGKSKMYSIDLINTHFWMSTIGTVLYIASMWVNGILQGLMWRAYNQDGTLTYTFVESLVASYPGYMVRLAGGFIFFAGMVLMAYNVYMTIRNDEVTVADTQAATA encoded by the coding sequence ATGAATGAATTAAACGAACAACTTGAGCACCCCGTCTACAACTATAAAGTTGTGCGGCAGTTTGCCGTAATGACAATTGTGTGGGGTATTGTCGGCATGCTCGTCGGCGTGATTATCGCAGCGCAGCTCGTCTGGCCAGACCTTAGCTTCGAACAGCCGTGGTTTAGTTTTGGACGCCTGCGTCCCTTACACACCAACGCTGTGATCTTTGCGTTTGGCGGTTGCGCACTCTTCGCCACGTCGTATTACGTGGTACAACGGACAACACAAGCACGCTTAATCTCCGATGGGCTGGCCGCATTTACCTTTTGGGGTTGGCAGCTCGTTATTTTGCTCGCGGCAATCAGCTTGCCTTTAGGCTACACCTCTTCGAAAGAATATGCCGAGCTCATCTGGCCGATTGATGTGCTGATCACCATTGTTTGGGTGGCTTATGCGGTCGTATTTTTTGGAACCATTGCCAAGCGCAAAGTCAGCCATATTTACGTAGCCAACTGGTTCTTCGGCGCCTTTATCATTACCGTCGCCGTGCTTCATGTGGTCAACAGTGCGGCTCTACCGGTGAATTTTTTCACGGCTTACAGTCTGTACGCGGGCACCGCTGATGCGATGGTGCAGTGGTGGTACGGTCACAACGCCGTGGGTTTCTTCTTGACCGCCGGATTTTTGGGCATGATGTACTACTTCGTGCCCAAACAAGCGGAACGCCCTGTTTACTCGTATCGCTTGAGCATTGTGCATTTTTGGGCTTTGGTTGCGGTGTACATTTGGGCCGGCCCTCACCACCTGCATTACACAGCCCTGCCCGATTGGGCCCAAAGCTTGGGAATGGTCATGTCGCTTATTCTTCTGGCACCGAGCTGGGGCGGAATGATTAATGGCATCATGACCTTATCGGGTGCCTGGCATAAATTGCGTTCGGATCCTATCTTGCGTTTTTTAGTGGTCAGTCTTTCGTTTTACGGCATGTCGACCTTCGAGGGTCCGATGATGTCGATCAAAACGGTGAATTCACTGAGCCACTATACCGACTGGACGATTGGACATGTGCACTCTGGCGCACTGGGTTGGGTAGCGATGATCTCCATCGGCTCGATGTATCACCTGATCCCCGTGCTCTTTGGCAAAAGCAAAATGTACAGCATCGACCTGATCAACACGCATTTCTGGATGTCGACGATTGGCACCGTGCTCTACATCGCATCCATGTGGGTCAACGGTATATTGCAGGGCTTGATGTGGCGCGCTTACAACCAAGACGGCACGCTAACCTACACCTTCGTTGAATCGCTTGTCGCAAGCTACCCCGGCTATATGGTTCGACTTGCCGGCGGATTTATCTTTTTCGCAGGCATGGTACTCATGGCCTACAACGTCTACATGACCATTCGCAATGACGAGGTTACGGTAGCTGACACACAAGCAGCGACGGCTTAA
- the ccoO gene encoding cytochrome-c oxidase, cbb3-type subunit II — protein MKHEVIEKNVSLMIILTIVAISFGTLVELVPLIFSKQVSEPVDGLKPLTALQLEGRDIYIREGCNTCHSQMIRALRAESERYGHYSVAGEFVYDRPFLWGSKRTGPDLARVGGRYSDDWHRAHLMNPRDVVPESNMPAFPWLFENTIDSSVTPKKLATLQALGVPYTQADIDGAAASVEGKKEIDAVVAYLQNLGTVLSEKR, from the coding sequence ATGAAGCATGAAGTCATTGAAAAAAATGTGAGCCTGATGATCATCTTGACCATCGTGGCGATCAGTTTTGGCACGCTAGTTGAACTAGTGCCTCTGATTTTCTCGAAGCAAGTCTCTGAACCCGTTGACGGTCTGAAGCCCTTAACCGCCCTGCAGCTCGAGGGACGCGACATCTATATCCGTGAGGGCTGCAATACCTGCCACTCTCAGATGATTCGCGCTCTACGCGCAGAAAGTGAGCGCTATGGGCACTACTCAGTAGCCGGTGAATTTGTGTACGACCGCCCATTCTTGTGGGGCTCCAAAAGAACGGGGCCCGACCTGGCTCGCGTTGGCGGACGTTACAGTGACGATTGGCACAGAGCCCACTTGATGAACCCGCGTGACGTCGTGCCTGAAAGCAACATGCCGGCCTTCCCATGGCTGTTTGAGAACACGATCGATAGCAGCGTAACACCGAAGAAGCTGGCGACATTACAAGCACTTGGCGTGCCGTATACACAAGCGGATATCGATGGCGCTGCAGCCTCAGTTGAGGGCAAGAAAGAAATCGATGCGGTCGTTGCCTACCTACAAAACTTAGGCACTGTGCTCTCGGAGAAACGCTGA
- a CDS encoding FixH family protein has product MSKPISSALSSQPWYKEFWPWFIIALLGTVVTASLITVSIAFRHADDLVVDDYYKVGLAINQRLEHREAAQRLGIHITLSLADEHVVLRTRNVAPSSELTLLLAHPMEADKDFSLALLPGPDGVFFATLPTQISRTWHWSVSGAEPEVWLVSGVIDEKAFSNGAP; this is encoded by the coding sequence ATGAGTAAACCCATATCCTCAGCACTAAGCAGCCAGCCTTGGTATAAAGAGTTCTGGCCCTGGTTTATCATCGCCCTTCTGGGCACCGTGGTCACCGCGAGCTTGATCACAGTATCGATCGCCTTTCGTCATGCCGATGATTTGGTCGTAGATGACTACTACAAAGTTGGTCTGGCCATCAATCAACGTTTGGAGCATCGCGAGGCAGCTCAACGACTAGGGATCCATATCACTCTTAGCTTGGCGGATGAACACGTTGTTCTCAGGACCCGGAATGTCGCACCAAGTTCCGAACTGACGCTTTTGCTGGCGCATCCCATGGAAGCCGACAAGGACTTTTCCTTGGCCTTGTTGCCCGGACCCGATGGCGTTTTCTTCGCCACTCTACCAACACAGATCTCACGCACTTGGCATTGGAGTGTTTCTGGCGCCGAGCCCGAGGTCTGGCTGGTGTCTGGAGTGATCGATGAGAAAGCTTTCAGTAATGGCGCCCCCTGA
- a CDS encoding Yip1 family protein — protein sequence MIQHGLALLVQPHTAWRRVAQLQGSSFNSLALFPVVMAILPAVAWYYGTSRVGWTVGSSGDAIRLTEGSATEIAFLFYLVMIGSVAIIGYFIHWMSSTYGANSTLTRGIVIAGLTCSPLFVAGLVGFHPLLWLDLLIGVVALSWSTYLLYLGIPIVMNIPEERGFLFSSAIIAIALVIFVGILVVTILAWEYGFAPEFTDHSA from the coding sequence ATGATTCAACATGGCTTAGCCCTGCTGGTACAACCGCACACGGCCTGGCGCCGCGTCGCCCAGCTTCAGGGATCAAGTTTTAATTCCCTGGCTCTTTTCCCTGTTGTTATGGCGATATTGCCCGCTGTTGCGTGGTATTACGGTACTAGCCGCGTGGGCTGGACAGTGGGATCATCTGGCGACGCCATTCGACTGACCGAGGGCAGTGCCACCGAGATTGCGTTCCTGTTCTACCTCGTAATGATTGGCTCAGTTGCCATCATCGGCTACTTCATTCACTGGATGTCCTCGACGTATGGCGCAAATTCCACCCTCACACGTGGCATTGTGATTGCAGGACTTACCTGCTCACCGCTCTTCGTTGCCGGGTTAGTCGGCTTCCATCCTCTGTTGTGGTTAGACCTGCTCATCGGCGTTGTCGCACTCTCGTGGTCAACGTATTTACTGTATCTCGGTATTCCCATCGTCATGAATATTCCAGAGGAGCGTGGCTTTTTGTTCTCTAGTGCCATCATCGCCATTGCACTGGTTATTTTTGTTGGCATTTTAGTGGTCACCATCCTCGCGTGGGAGTACGGCTTTGCTCCAGAATTTACCGATCATTCCGCTTAA
- the ccoG gene encoding cytochrome c oxidase accessory protein CcoG has protein sequence MNDDQRIDLTEAIPAEVAEVDLYQKREKIYTRKIEGFFQRLRLYTGWPLLIGYFGLPWLEWGGRQAILFDLPARKFHILGMTFWPQDFSLLAFLLIIAAYALFAVTVVAGRVWCGYTCPQTVWTAIFMYLEQRFEGSRNQRIKLDKAPWSIEKVWRKGMKHSSWMVVAFMTGMTFVGYFYPIKQLVPELATFSTGFWQAAWTVFFTLATYINAGWMREQVCKYMCPYARFQSVMFDKDTLIVSYNHARGEPRGSRKHDADPKELGLGECIDCQLCVQVCPTGIDIREGLQYECIGCALCIDACNSIMDKMQYPRDLISYTSEHELAGGKMHWFRPRILGYAAMLCIMMSVFAYNLINRVPLELTVMRDRGDLYVQTNDGRIENIYTLHIVNMTDQQHRYLLSVEGLDDVLIMGNREPLVPAGEDLTVSLRLNAPSGASATASSPIHFNLTAEDNPQLSVRIESRFMRPL, from the coding sequence ATGAATGATGATCAACGTATTGATTTAACCGAAGCCATTCCTGCCGAGGTCGCTGAAGTCGACCTTTACCAAAAACGCGAAAAAATTTACACACGAAAAATTGAAGGTTTCTTTCAACGCTTACGTCTCTACACAGGCTGGCCCCTGTTGATCGGTTATTTTGGGCTACCCTGGCTTGAATGGGGCGGACGCCAAGCGATATTGTTCGACTTACCGGCCCGCAAGTTCCATATCTTAGGCATGACTTTTTGGCCGCAGGACTTTTCCTTGCTTGCATTTTTGCTCATTATCGCCGCCTACGCTCTGTTCGCTGTGACGGTGGTCGCCGGTCGGGTTTGGTGCGGCTACACCTGCCCGCAAACCGTTTGGACTGCCATTTTCATGTATCTAGAGCAGCGTTTTGAAGGTAGCCGGAACCAACGCATCAAACTTGATAAAGCGCCGTGGAGTATCGAGAAAGTCTGGCGCAAAGGCATGAAGCATAGCTCGTGGATGGTCGTCGCTTTCATGACGGGTATGACCTTCGTAGGCTACTTCTATCCCATAAAACAACTGGTACCCGAGCTGGCAACCTTCAGCACCGGTTTCTGGCAAGCCGCCTGGACTGTGTTTTTTACGCTGGCGACCTATATCAATGCGGGCTGGATGCGAGAACAAGTCTGCAAATACATGTGCCCCTACGCACGTTTCCAATCCGTCATGTTCGACAAAGATACTCTCATCGTCTCTTACAATCACGCGCGAGGGGAACCGAGAGGCTCTCGTAAACACGACGCCGACCCTAAAGAGCTGGGCTTAGGAGAATGCATCGATTGCCAACTTTGTGTGCAGGTCTGCCCCACTGGGATTGATATTCGCGAGGGTCTGCAATACGAATGCATTGGTTGCGCCCTATGTATTGATGCCTGCAATTCGATAATGGATAAAATGCAATATCCACGCGACCTGATCTCCTACACCAGCGAGCACGAATTGGCGGGTGGCAAAATGCACTGGTTCCGCCCTCGTATCCTCGGCTATGCGGCGATGCTCTGCATCATGATGAGTGTGTTTGCCTACAATCTCATCAACCGTGTACCGCTGGAACTCACGGTTATGCGTGATCGCGGCGACTTGTACGTACAGACCAATGACGGTCGCATCGAGAACATCTACACCCTACACATTGTCAATATGACCGATCAACAGCACCGCTACTTGCTGTCGGTGGAGGGTCTTGACGACGTTCTCATTATGGGTAATCGTGAGCCTTTGGTGCCAGCCGGTGAAGACCTGACCGTATCGCTCCGTTTAAATGCGCCGTCTGGCGCTAGTGCTACAGCATCGAGCCCTATTCACTTTAACTTAACAGCAGAGGATAATCCCCAGCTGTCGGTTCGAATAGAGTCGCGATTTATGAGACCCCTATGA
- the ccoS gene encoding cbb3-type cytochrome oxidase assembly protein CcoS, producing the protein MSTLYFLIPIALIFCVVTLKLVLWAIQSGQYSDLDRHANIIFEDDHTDNKDTNDH; encoded by the coding sequence ATGTCGACTCTGTACTTTCTCATTCCAATCGCACTAATCTTCTGCGTGGTGACGCTCAAACTCGTGCTGTGGGCCATTCAGTCCGGGCAATATAGCGACCTAGACCGCCATGCCAACATCATTTTTGAAGACGACCATACGGATAACAAGGACACCAATGATCACTGA
- the fnr gene encoding fumarate/nitrate reduction transcriptional regulator Fnr, whose translation MDTKIHLASDAPCHHDFKTNCSNCRLNTLCLPLSLESKDIDALDAIVQRSKPIHKNEYLFHEGDVFNSIYAVRSGSIKAFATTDDGREQVTGFYFPGELLGMDGISRNIHASTAKALETSAVCEIPFDSLGELSAKIPNLQRHFFQLMSREITEDQQLITLLSKNSADERIAALLLSISSRNARRQLSANRFRLPMSRVDIGNYLGLTIETVSRVIGRLQKKSILQVDNKEVAILDFDALTEIAHTKVSHQEAS comes from the coding sequence ATGGATACAAAAATACACTTGGCGAGTGACGCACCTTGCCACCACGACTTCAAGACCAATTGCAGCAATTGCAGACTCAATACACTTTGTCTGCCACTGTCTTTAGAAAGCAAAGATATTGATGCCCTAGATGCCATCGTCCAGCGCAGTAAGCCTATCCATAAAAACGAGTACTTATTCCACGAGGGCGACGTCTTCAATTCCATCTACGCGGTCCGCTCGGGCAGTATCAAAGCCTTTGCGACGACCGATGATGGCCGCGAGCAGGTTACCGGATTCTACTTTCCGGGCGAGCTCTTGGGCATGGATGGTATTAGTCGCAATATCCACGCCTCTACCGCGAAAGCCTTGGAAACCTCCGCCGTCTGTGAAATCCCCTTTGATTCGCTTGGCGAATTGAGCGCTAAAATTCCCAATCTTCAACGCCACTTTTTCCAGTTGATGAGCCGTGAAATTACCGAGGACCAGCAGCTCATCACCCTTCTCAGCAAAAATTCAGCAGACGAGCGTATTGCCGCACTGCTGCTGAGCATCTCGTCACGCAACGCCCGTCGACAACTCAGCGCAAATCGATTTCGCCTGCCCATGTCCCGGGTCGACATCGGAAATTATCTAGGGCTCACCATTGAAACCGTGAGCCGAGTCATCGGTCGGTTGCAAAAAAAGTCGATACTCCAGGTCGATAATAAAGAAGTCGCCATTCTAGATTTCGATGCATTAACCGAAATCGCCCACACAAAAGTTAGCCACCAAGAAGCGTCCTAA
- a CDS encoding CcoQ/FixQ family Cbb3-type cytochrome c oxidase assembly chaperone: MDINDLRGLSTVLMLCSFLGLCVWAYSSARKKEFEEAASLPFADEHTATTKSQETHND; this comes from the coding sequence ATGGACATTAATGATCTGCGCGGTCTTAGCACGGTGTTGATGCTGTGCTCGTTCCTAGGGTTATGTGTCTGGGCTTACAGTAGCGCCCGGAAAAAAGAATTTGAAGAGGCGGCCTCGTTACCGTTCGCAGACGAACACACCGCCACGACTAAGTCACAGGAGACCCACAATGACTAG
- the ccoP gene encoding cytochrome-c oxidase, cbb3-type subunit III produces MTSFWSNWIIILTTITIVGITWLLFGNRKKDNAENQTTGHVYDGIEEYDNPLPAWWFFMFTVTIIWGLGYLVAYPGMGKWEGLLGWTQQGQHDAEVAKAEERYRAMRDRYLALPIEEIAFDPAVKKMGQRLFGNHCAQCHGADARGAYGFPNLTDNDWLWGGSPEAIKHTLNYGRQAAMPAWGPVLGDQGIKEMTAYLLRLNNRSADPALAEAGKQKFGMLCAACHQADGTGNQLVGAPNLTNGIWLYGGSEADIAHTLRVGRNGMMPLQSSLLSEDKIHILTAYVYGLSNTQGN; encoded by the coding sequence ATGACTAGTTTTTGGAGCAACTGGATCATCATTCTGACGACCATCACAATCGTCGGTATCACTTGGCTACTGTTCGGAAACCGCAAGAAGGACAACGCCGAAAATCAGACGACGGGTCACGTGTATGATGGCATCGAAGAATATGACAATCCACTTCCTGCGTGGTGGTTCTTTATGTTCACTGTGACCATTATTTGGGGCCTAGGCTACTTGGTCGCCTACCCAGGCATGGGCAAATGGGAAGGCTTACTCGGCTGGACGCAGCAAGGCCAGCACGACGCTGAAGTCGCTAAAGCCGAGGAAAGATATCGAGCTATGCGCGACCGTTACCTCGCCTTACCTATCGAAGAAATTGCGTTTGATCCCGCCGTCAAAAAAATGGGACAACGTCTGTTTGGTAACCATTGCGCCCAATGCCACGGAGCAGATGCGCGCGGAGCCTATGGCTTTCCCAATTTGACCGATAATGATTGGCTGTGGGGCGGTTCACCTGAGGCCATTAAGCATACCCTCAATTATGGGCGACAGGCGGCCATGCCTGCTTGGGGGCCTGTGCTTGGTGACCAGGGAATCAAAGAAATGACAGCCTATTTGTTGAGGCTGAATAATCGCTCCGCAGACCCCGCGCTCGCTGAAGCGGGTAAACAGAAATTCGGCATGTTGTGTGCGGCCTGCCACCAAGCCGACGGCACGGGCAATCAGCTTGTCGGAGCACCTAACCTGACCAACGGCATTTGGCTCTATGGCGGCAGCGAAGCTGACATCGCGCACACTCTGCGCGTCGGCCGCAATGGCATGATGCCCCTCCAAAGTAGCCTACTGTCAGAGGATAAAATCCATATTCTTACCGCCTATGTGTACGGGTTGTCTAACACTCAGGGGAACTAA
- a CDS encoding heavy metal translocating P-type ATPase — translation MRKLSVMAPPEIILPNVKAGTPGCFHCGEPIDGPSTFSSVIEGRERPMCCAGCKAVADLIVESGMAHFYSQRTHYAETPPEQLLNLSYDSYDFSELGTSTGDPSTTDTHTVQLLIQGMTCAACSWLVERQALRTVGVKAARVSLSESTLNAEVDSSTPLTELMQSIGKLGYRVQPFQSSERTKLLGLENKLMLKRLAVAGLGMMQVGMFAIALHAGAIQGMEIEYQQLMRWVSLPIALFVTLYSGGAFFRSAWSHLRHGAVVMDLPISIALGLAIAASIYATVTASGEVYFDSVVMFVFFLLVARYFEHRSRFASSLSLQKIQDTLPRVANRLFENTLEYCSIRDLKYGDRIRVFAGDTIPLDGIVVSGDSDIDESTFTGESVPRAVTASDHVFAGTLNLKQSIDLEVTSDPDSTKLKALENAISFAETQKPKIAQLADRIAGVFILGVLTIASATAYYWWQHEPDNAFWIALSVLVVSCPCALGLATPAALTTAAQSLRQVGAIIRGDNAIEQLSHIDTVIFDKTGTLTDGQFECVKTLTFGKLKASDYFILAQALQSHSAHPIASAFAGTVNYEHVDESLKSAVSALLESDSECRPRREAQGLSFMHKGLRLEIGNAAFLTQAKLPSPWPTEPLHWIGLSIDSNIVALFGLQDKLRSNAKALVEYYRDAGIRTLLLTGDASAHAHSLATALPFDACAFGLSPEQKLAYLSDLQHQGRKVLMVGDGINDAAVLAQANTGIAVSQATDLARAKADIVVTDSDLTPIKLAHRLALRTRKIIQQNLIWALGYNIVAIPLACLGHIPPWLAALGMSLSSLIVVFNSLRLKNHPMA, via the coding sequence ATGAGAAAGCTTTCAGTAATGGCGCCCCCTGAAATCATCTTGCCAAATGTAAAGGCAGGTACCCCCGGTTGCTTTCACTGTGGCGAGCCGATAGATGGACCCTCGACCTTTAGCAGTGTTATCGAGGGACGAGAGCGGCCGATGTGTTGCGCTGGTTGCAAGGCGGTCGCTGACCTGATCGTCGAATCAGGCATGGCGCACTTCTACTCACAGCGAACACACTACGCAGAAACACCGCCTGAACAATTGCTGAACCTGAGCTACGACTCGTACGACTTTAGCGAACTTGGCACATCAACGGGTGATCCGAGCACAACAGATACTCACACGGTTCAGCTGTTAATCCAAGGAATGACCTGCGCAGCGTGTTCTTGGCTGGTTGAACGCCAAGCACTCAGAACCGTCGGTGTAAAAGCGGCGCGAGTAAGCTTGAGCGAATCAACACTTAACGCAGAGGTCGATTCGAGTACCCCCCTAACCGAACTCATGCAGAGTATTGGCAAACTGGGGTATCGTGTTCAACCCTTCCAAAGCTCAGAAAGAACCAAGCTCCTGGGACTCGAAAACAAGCTCATGCTAAAACGTCTCGCCGTGGCCGGTCTTGGCATGATGCAGGTCGGCATGTTCGCTATCGCCCTCCACGCCGGCGCAATACAAGGCATGGAAATCGAATATCAACAACTGATGCGCTGGGTCAGTTTACCTATCGCCCTGTTTGTTACGCTGTACAGTGGCGGGGCGTTTTTCCGATCTGCATGGTCTCATCTGAGACATGGCGCCGTGGTCATGGACCTACCCATCTCAATCGCGCTAGGCCTTGCCATAGCGGCGTCCATTTACGCCACTGTGACAGCAAGTGGCGAGGTGTATTTTGACTCTGTCGTTATGTTTGTTTTTTTTCTGCTGGTTGCACGCTATTTCGAGCACCGGAGCCGATTCGCGAGCAGCCTTAGCCTACAGAAAATACAGGACACCCTACCCCGCGTTGCCAATCGCTTATTTGAAAATACCCTTGAATACTGTTCGATCAGAGATCTTAAATACGGTGATCGAATACGGGTGTTTGCCGGAGATACCATACCCCTCGACGGAATTGTCGTAAGCGGTGACAGCGACATCGACGAAAGTACGTTCACGGGTGAGTCAGTGCCAAGGGCGGTTACAGCAAGCGATCACGTTTTCGCGGGAACGCTCAATCTCAAACAATCGATTGACCTAGAGGTCACCTCAGATCCCGACTCAACCAAACTCAAAGCCCTCGAGAACGCGATAAGCTTCGCCGAGACCCAAAAGCCAAAAATCGCCCAACTAGCCGATCGTATTGCTGGCGTGTTTATCCTTGGGGTTCTTACTATTGCTAGCGCAACCGCCTATTACTGGTGGCAACATGAACCCGACAACGCCTTTTGGATTGCATTGTCGGTATTGGTCGTCAGTTGCCCCTGTGCCCTTGGTCTAGCGACACCGGCAGCACTAACTACCGCGGCGCAAAGTTTGCGTCAAGTGGGCGCCATCATCCGCGGTGACAATGCAATTGAGCAACTCAGCCACATCGACACCGTGATCTTCGACAAAACAGGAACACTGACCGACGGTCAATTTGAGTGCGTCAAGACGCTCACTTTTGGCAAGCTCAAGGCGAGTGATTACTTCATTTTAGCGCAAGCTTTACAATCCCACAGTGCCCACCCCATTGCGAGCGCTTTTGCCGGCACAGTCAACTATGAACACGTCGATGAGAGCCTCAAAAGTGCTGTCAGCGCGCTGTTAGAATCCGACTCCGAGTGTAGACCACGACGTGAGGCGCAAGGGCTTAGTTTCATGCATAAAGGCCTGCGCTTAGAGATAGGTAACGCGGCATTTTTGACCCAAGCTAAACTCCCCTCGCCCTGGCCAACCGAACCTCTGCACTGGATCGGTCTCAGCATTGACAGCAATATTGTGGCTCTGTTCGGCTTACAGGACAAACTTCGATCTAATGCTAAAGCCCTGGTAGAGTATTACCGAGACGCAGGCATTCGCACACTACTGTTGACCGGTGACGCCAGTGCCCATGCCCACAGCTTGGCAACAGCGTTACCCTTCGACGCCTGCGCCTTTGGATTAAGTCCGGAGCAAAAATTAGCGTACCTGAGTGATTTGCAGCACCAGGGCCGAAAGGTTTTGATGGTAGGAGACGGTATCAACGACGCAGCTGTGCTAGCGCAAGCGAATACTGGAATCGCAGTATCTCAAGCCACCGACTTGGCCCGCGCAAAGGCCGATATTGTGGTGACCGACTCTGATTTAACACCGATCAAACTGGCTCATCGTCTCGCCTTACGAACACGAAAAATTATCCAACAGAATCTGATTTGGGCCCTGGGCTACAACATTGTTGCCATCCCTCTCGCTTGCCTGGGACATATCCCACCGTGGCTAGCTGCGCTGGGCATGTCGCTCAGTTCGCTCATTGTTGTCTTCAATTCGCTGCGCCTAAAAAATCACCCTATGGCTTAG